The Legionella sp. PATHC032 genome has a window encoding:
- the rplB gene encoding 50S ribosomal protein L2 gives MALLKSKPTSPGKRGEIRVVHHNIYKGKPHAALVEKLKKTGGRNNQGRITVRHIGGGQRQKYRIIDFKRNKDGILGRVERLEYDPNRTALIALISYKDGEKRYIIAPSNLEVGATIQSGADSPISVGNCLPLKNIPVGTTIHCVEMKPGKGAQMLRSAGCSGQLVAKEGVYATLRLRSGEMRKIHVLCRAVIGEVSNSEHNLRALGKAGAKRWRGIRPTVRGVAMNPVDHPHGGGEGRTSGGRHPVSPWGLPTKGYKTRSNKRTDTFIVRGRKKK, from the coding sequence ATGGCACTATTAAAATCTAAACCGACTTCACCCGGAAAACGAGGTGAAATACGTGTTGTACATCACAATATCTATAAAGGAAAGCCACATGCTGCATTAGTTGAAAAACTAAAAAAGACAGGTGGAAGAAATAATCAAGGTCGTATAACAGTTCGACATATTGGTGGTGGTCAACGTCAAAAGTATCGAATTATAGACTTTAAACGCAATAAGGATGGTATATTAGGTCGTGTTGAGAGATTGGAGTATGATCCAAACAGAACTGCTTTAATTGCATTGATATCTTACAAAGATGGTGAAAAACGCTATATTATAGCGCCATCAAATTTGGAAGTTGGTGCTACAATTCAAAGTGGAGCTGATTCACCGATAAGTGTAGGGAACTGTCTTCCGTTAAAAAATATACCTGTAGGTACAACAATTCATTGTGTTGAAATGAAGCCTGGTAAAGGCGCTCAAATGCTACGAAGTGCTGGTTGCAGCGGACAACTTGTTGCAAAAGAGGGTGTTTATGCAACTTTAAGATTACGCTCAGGTGAGATGCGCAAGATACATGTTTTATGCCGAGCTGTAATTGGTGAAGTAAGTAATAGTGAGCACAACTTAAGAGCTTTGGGTAAAGCAGGTGCTAAGCGATGGAGAGGAATACGTCCCACTGTTCGCGGAGTTGCGATGAACCCAGTTGATCACCCGCATGGTGGTGGTGAAGGACGCACATCAGGTGGACGTCATCCCGTATCTCCATGGGGTTTACCAACAAAAGGCTATAAAACTAGAAGCAATAAGCGTACTGACACATTTATTGTCAGAGGGCGTAAGAAGAAATAA
- the fusA gene encoding elongation factor G, translating to MATPLKLYRNIGIAAHVDAGKTTTTERVLYYTGMSHKIGEVHDGAATMDWMVQEQERGITITSAATTCYWSGMDKQFDSHRINIIDTPGHVDFMIEVERSLRVLDGAVVVFDSVAGVEPQSETVWRQANKYGVPRIVFVNKMDRMGANFLRVVNQIKQRLGSTPVVLQLPIGAEEEFKGVIDLIKMKAIHWDEENKGMTFKYLDIPADLKATCEEYRAHIIEAAAEYSEELMEKYLEGEEFTETEIKKALRHLTITNKVVPVFCGSAFKNKGVQAVLDGVIEYLPSPTDIPDIQGVDEHGEIIHRKTSYDEPFSALAFKIATDPFVGTLTYFRAYSGILKSGDTVYNSVKCKKERIGRLLQMHANSREEIKEVRAGDIAAAVGLKTVTTGDTLCDQDKVVILERMDFPDPVIAVAVEPKTKADQEKMGIALGKLAQEDPSFRVHTDEESGQTIIQGMGELHLEIIVDRMKREFNVEANVGKPQVAYRETLKQAVEQEGKFVRQSGGRGQYGHVWLKIEPQEPGKGYEFINAIVGGVIPKEYIPAVDKGIQEQMQNGVIAGYPVVDVKVTLFDGSFHEVDSSEMAFKIAGSQCFKQGALKAKPVLLEPIMSVEVVTPEDYMGDVMGDLNRRRGLVQGMEDSPAGKIVRAEVPLAEMFGYSTDLRSATQGRATYTMEFCKYAEAPTNIAEAIIKKQ from the coding sequence GTGGCAACTCCATTAAAACTATATAGAAACATAGGCATTGCAGCCCACGTTGATGCTGGAAAAACAACAACTACAGAGCGAGTACTGTACTATACCGGTATGTCTCATAAGATTGGTGAAGTGCATGATGGTGCTGCAACTATGGACTGGATGGTCCAAGAGCAGGAACGTGGTATTACCATTACTTCTGCTGCAACAACTTGCTATTGGTCTGGTATGGACAAACAATTTGACTCCCACCGGATCAATATTATTGATACACCTGGACACGTAGACTTTATGATTGAAGTCGAACGTTCTTTGCGTGTATTAGATGGAGCAGTTGTTGTATTTGATTCAGTTGCCGGCGTTGAACCTCAATCTGAAACAGTATGGCGTCAAGCTAATAAATATGGTGTTCCTCGTATCGTTTTTGTAAATAAAATGGATAGGATGGGTGCCAATTTCCTAAGAGTTGTGAATCAGATAAAACAGCGATTAGGTTCTACTCCTGTAGTCTTACAATTACCAATTGGTGCAGAAGAAGAATTCAAAGGTGTGATTGATCTCATCAAAATGAAGGCAATCCACTGGGATGAAGAAAATAAAGGCATGACGTTTAAATATCTTGATATCCCCGCTGATTTAAAAGCAACCTGCGAAGAGTATCGCGCACATATCATCGAAGCAGCAGCAGAATATTCCGAAGAGTTAATGGAAAAATATTTGGAAGGTGAAGAGTTCACAGAGACTGAAATCAAAAAGGCTTTACGTCATTTGACAATTACAAATAAAGTTGTTCCAGTATTCTGCGGGTCAGCCTTTAAGAATAAAGGTGTACAAGCAGTACTGGATGGTGTAATCGAATATTTACCATCACCCACCGACATTCCTGATATACAGGGAGTTGATGAGCATGGTGAGATAATACATAGAAAAACCAGTTATGATGAACCATTCTCAGCATTAGCGTTTAAGATTGCTACAGATCCGTTTGTGGGTACTCTAACATATTTTAGAGCTTATTCTGGTATTCTCAAGAGTGGAGATACAGTATATAACTCAGTGAAGTGCAAGAAGGAGCGTATTGGCCGCCTCTTGCAGATGCATGCTAATTCTCGTGAAGAAATTAAGGAAGTGAGAGCAGGGGATATAGCTGCTGCAGTTGGCCTTAAAACAGTAACCACTGGTGATACCTTGTGTGATCAAGACAAGGTTGTAATTTTAGAAAGAATGGATTTTCCCGATCCGGTGATTGCAGTTGCTGTTGAACCAAAGACTAAAGCAGATCAGGAAAAAATGGGAATTGCGTTAGGCAAATTAGCCCAAGAAGACCCTTCTTTTAGAGTTCATACTGATGAAGAGTCAGGTCAGACAATTATTCAAGGTATGGGTGAGTTACATCTTGAAATCATTGTTGACCGCATGAAGAGAGAGTTCAATGTAGAAGCTAATGTTGGTAAACCTCAGGTTGCATACCGAGAGACACTGAAGCAAGCTGTTGAACAAGAAGGTAAATTCGTAAGACAATCAGGTGGACGTGGTCAGTATGGTCATGTGTGGTTGAAAATTGAACCACAAGAGCCTGGAAAGGGTTATGAGTTTATCAATGCCATCGTTGGTGGTGTCATTCCAAAAGAATATATCCCTGCAGTAGATAAAGGGATACAAGAACAAATGCAAAATGGTGTAATTGCTGGATATCCAGTAGTAGATGTTAAAGTTACACTGTTTGATGGTTCATTCCATGAAGTGGATTCAAGCGAAATGGCATTTAAGATCGCAGGATCTCAATGCTTCAAGCAAGGTGCATTAAAGGCTAAACCTGTACTTCTTGAGCCAATCATGAGTGTCGAAGTTGTTACACCCGAAGATTACATGGGTGATGTTATGGGTGATCTAAACAGACGACGTGGATTAGTTCAAGGTATGGAAGACTCCCCAGCAGGCAAAATTGTTAGGGCAGAAGTACCTCTTGCAGAGATGTTTGGTTATTCAACTGACTTACGTTCTGCTACACAAGGAAGAGCAACCTACACTATGGAGTTTTGTAAGTACGCAGAAGCACCAACAAATATTGCTGAAGCAATTATCAAGAAACAATAA
- the rplW gene encoding 50S ribosomal protein L23 produces the protein MNAERLMMVLREPHTSEKATVMADKFKQFTFKVLKNATKTEIKLAVEHIFNVKVKSVSVVNVKGKSKRFKQTSGKRSDWKKAFVSLHADQDIDFTVTE, from the coding sequence ATGAACGCTGAGAGATTGATGATGGTTCTTAGGGAACCACATACTTCTGAAAAAGCAACTGTCATGGCCGATAAGTTTAAACAGTTCACTTTCAAAGTACTGAAAAATGCGACTAAGACTGAAATTAAATTAGCAGTTGAACATATATTTAATGTAAAAGTTAAAAGTGTATCTGTTGTCAATGTGAAGGGTAAATCTAAACGCTTTAAACAAACCAGTGGAAAGCGAAGTGACTGGAAGAAGGCATTTGTCTCTCTTCATGCAGACCAAGATATTGACTTTACAGTTACTGAATAA
- the rplC gene encoding 50S ribosomal protein L3, protein MIGLLGRKIGMTRVFTPEGVSVPVSVVEVQPNRVSQVKTSANDGYSAVQLTGGTKKSSKVSKPMAGHFAKAEIEAGDMQVEFRIDSEDAFTPGQVISVADVFTAGQYVDVSGLTKGKGFAGTVKRYNFRTQDASHGNSRSHRVPGSIGQNQTPGRVFKGKKMAGHMGNARCTIQSLELVKVDSERNLLLIKGAIPGAPGSRVEIKPAVKKQVRGE, encoded by the coding sequence ATGATCGGTTTATTAGGCCGTAAGATCGGTATGACGCGTGTCTTCACACCAGAAGGAGTTTCTGTTCCTGTTTCTGTTGTAGAGGTTCAGCCGAATCGCGTTTCTCAAGTAAAAACATCAGCGAATGATGGTTATTCAGCTGTACAGTTAACTGGTGGTACAAAAAAATCGAGTAAAGTGAGTAAGCCAATGGCTGGTCATTTTGCTAAAGCAGAAATAGAAGCTGGTGATATGCAAGTAGAATTTCGTATAGATTCAGAAGATGCATTTACACCGGGTCAAGTAATATCTGTCGCTGATGTATTCACTGCTGGGCAATATGTAGATGTATCAGGTTTGACTAAAGGTAAAGGTTTTGCAGGAACTGTAAAGAGATATAACTTTAGAACTCAAGATGCATCACATGGTAACTCAAGATCGCATAGAGTCCCTGGTTCTATAGGACAAAACCAAACTCCAGGCCGTGTTTTTAAAGGGAAAAAAATGGCCGGTCACATGGGTAATGCTCGATGTACAATTCAAAGTCTGGAATTGGTGAAAGTTGACTCTGAAAGAAATTTATTGCTCATTAAAGGTGCAATTCCTGGTGCTCCAGGTTCTAGAGTAGAAATTAAGCCTGCAGTCAAAAAGCAAGTGCGAGGTGAGTGA
- the rpsJ gene encoding 30S ribosomal protein S10, with the protein MSSNQNIKIRLKSFDHRLIDLSTREIVDTAKRTGAQIRGPIPLPIRKEKFTVLTSPHVNKDARDQYELRTHKRLVVIVHPTEKTVDALMKLDLAAGVDVQISLDD; encoded by the coding sequence ATGAGCAGCAATCAAAATATTAAAATAAGATTAAAATCGTTTGATCATCGGTTGATTGATTTATCAACACGAGAAATTGTTGATACTGCAAAAAGAACTGGCGCACAAATACGTGGGCCAATTCCATTGCCTATCAGAAAAGAAAAATTTACTGTATTGACTTCACCGCATGTAAACAAAGATGCAAGAGATCAATATGAATTACGTACTCATAAACGCCTGGTCGTTATTGTTCATCCAACTGAAAAAACTGTAGATGCTTTAATGAAATTGGATTTGGCTGCCGGGGTTGATGTTCAGATAAGCCTTGATGACTAG
- the rpmC gene encoding 50S ribosomal protein L29, whose product MKKIDELRNMSVEELQNELLSLRKDQFNLRMKKASGSLDKTHLITMVRKSVAKVKTILTEKAGK is encoded by the coding sequence ATGAAAAAAATAGATGAATTGCGCAATATGTCAGTTGAGGAATTGCAAAATGAATTGCTTTCATTACGTAAAGATCAGTTTAATTTACGAATGAAAAAAGCAAGTGGCTCACTAGATAAAACACATCTGATCACTATGGTGCGTAAGTCAGTGGCAAAAGTTAAAACAATCTTGACTGAAAAGGCAGGTAAGTGA
- the rpsQ gene encoding 30S ribosomal protein S17, giving the protein MSTNSESNARTMIGKVVSDKMDKTIVVMIERTVKHPKYGKIMKRRTKLHAHDENQVCRVGNTVKIRESRPLSKTKSWVLVEVIS; this is encoded by the coding sequence ATGTCTACTAATAGTGAATCAAATGCCAGAACAATGATTGGAAAAGTAGTTAGCGACAAAATGGATAAAACTATTGTAGTTATGATTGAACGTACTGTGAAACATCCAAAGTATGGGAAAATCATGAAGCGAAGAACTAAACTACATGCACATGATGAAAATCAAGTTTGCCGAGTTGGTAATACCGTAAAAATCCGTGAGTCACGACCACTCTCTAAAACGAAAAGCTGGGTATTAGTCGAAGTAATTTCATAA
- the rpsS gene encoding 30S ribosomal protein S19, producing MARSIRKGPFIDHHLISKVEAAIESKSKKPIKTWSRRSTIVPEMIDLTIAVHNGKDHVPVFITDNMVGHKLGEFAMTRTFKGHSGDRKAKGK from the coding sequence GTGGCTCGTTCAATTAGAAAAGGTCCATTTATTGACCATCATTTGATCAGCAAGGTAGAAGCTGCAATCGAATCAAAATCAAAGAAGCCAATTAAAACTTGGTCTAGACGTTCTACAATCGTTCCTGAAATGATTGATTTAACGATTGCTGTACATAACGGCAAAGACCACGTTCCTGTATTTATTACAGATAATATGGTTGGTCATAAATTAGGTGAGTTTGCCATGACTCGTACATTCAAGGGCCACTCTGGGGACAGAAAGGCTAAAGGTAAGTAA
- the rpsC gene encoding 30S ribosomal protein S3, producing MGQKVNPIGIRLGIIKDWNSKWFAGKRYAEFLIQDIKLRNELKKKLMAAAVSKILIERPANNAVVTILTARPGVIIGKKGGGIETLRKEISDNLGVPVHLNIEEVKKPELDATLVAEGIAQQLEQRVMFRRAMKRAVTSALKAGAKGIKICVSGRLGGAEIARSEWYREGRVPLHTFRADIDYGTAESKTTYGIIGVKVWIFKGEILPQKKRSTENAQ from the coding sequence ATGGGACAAAAAGTTAACCCAATAGGTATACGCCTTGGAATAATCAAAGATTGGAACTCGAAATGGTTTGCAGGAAAGAGATATGCTGAGTTTCTAATTCAGGATATAAAACTTCGAAATGAACTTAAAAAGAAATTAATGGCTGCGGCTGTAAGTAAAATTCTTATAGAGAGACCAGCTAATAATGCTGTTGTTACTATCTTGACAGCAAGACCTGGAGTTATTATTGGCAAAAAAGGCGGAGGGATTGAAACACTTCGCAAGGAAATTTCGGATAACCTGGGTGTACCAGTTCATTTGAATATTGAAGAAGTGAAAAAGCCTGAGCTGGATGCTACTTTGGTGGCTGAAGGTATTGCTCAGCAGCTAGAGCAACGAGTCATGTTCAGACGCGCTATGAAACGTGCTGTTACCTCTGCTCTTAAAGCTGGTGCAAAAGGTATTAAAATTTGTGTAAGTGGACGATTAGGTGGTGCTGAAATTGCAAGAAGTGAATGGTACAGAGAAGGAAGAGTACCTTTACATACTTTTAGAGCTGACATTGATTATGGTACCGCTGAATCCAAAACTACCTACGGAATTATTGGTGTAAAAGTCTGGATCTTTAAGGGTGAAATTCTCCCGCAAAAGAAAAGATCAACAGAAAACGCCCAGTGA
- the rplD gene encoding 50S ribosomal protein L4 has product MEITTIDTKSKLKLNKEVFAYTYNEGLVHQAVVAFMNNARSGNSAQKTRSEVSGGGKKPWNQKGTGRARAGTIRSPLWRSGGVTFASKKRDYSQKLNKKMYKRALRSIISELCRTGNLVVVSDFQCDNHKTKDFLKKMNQMDINNALIIMSEVGENEYLGSRNLIDYDICDVTTIDPVSLLRFEKVVVTEAAIKKIEEQLQ; this is encoded by the coding sequence ATGGAAATTACTACAATAGATACAAAGTCAAAATTAAAGCTAAATAAAGAAGTCTTTGCTTATACCTATAACGAAGGCCTGGTTCATCAAGCAGTTGTTGCTTTCATGAACAATGCACGAAGTGGTAATAGTGCTCAGAAAACACGTTCTGAGGTTAGCGGCGGTGGTAAAAAACCTTGGAACCAAAAAGGAACTGGTCGTGCAAGAGCAGGGACCATTCGAAGTCCTTTATGGAGAAGTGGGGGAGTAACTTTTGCGTCTAAGAAAAGAGATTATTCGCAAAAACTTAATAAAAAAATGTACAAACGTGCATTACGTAGTATAATCTCCGAACTTTGCCGTACTGGCAATTTAGTGGTTGTCAGTGATTTCCAATGTGATAATCACAAAACCAAGGATTTTCTCAAAAAAATGAATCAGATGGATATAAATAATGCTCTGATCATAATGAGTGAAGTTGGCGAAAATGAATACCTTGGTTCAAGAAACCTAATTGATTATGATATCTGTGATGTTACAACTATAGATCCTGTTTCCTTACTACGATTTGAGAAAGTTGTTGTTACAGAAGCTGCAATTAAAAAAATTGAGGAACAGTTACAATGA
- the rplE gene encoding 50S ribosomal protein L5, whose product MARLKEFYKKDVVTMMMKRFNYSSVMEVPRILKITLNMGVGEAVGDKKVMNHAIEDMTLISGQKPVVTKARKSIAGFKIREGWPIGCKVTLRRERMYEFLDRLISITLPRVRDFRGLNPKSFDGTGNYSMGIHEQIVFPEIDYDKTDGIRGLDICITTSAKTNEEAKALLEAFNLPLKDKDRK is encoded by the coding sequence ATGGCGAGACTTAAAGAATTTTATAAGAAAGACGTCGTCACTATGATGATGAAACGGTTCAACTATTCGAGTGTGATGGAAGTTCCCAGGATTCTCAAAATTACTCTGAATATGGGAGTTGGAGAAGCTGTTGGTGACAAAAAAGTGATGAATCATGCCATTGAAGACATGACACTGATTTCTGGTCAGAAGCCCGTCGTCACAAAGGCAAGAAAATCAATAGCTGGTTTTAAAATAAGAGAGGGATGGCCAATTGGTTGTAAAGTGACACTCAGACGAGAACGCATGTATGAGTTTCTAGATAGATTAATATCTATTACTTTACCTCGAGTAAGAGATTTTCGTGGTTTGAATCCAAAATCTTTTGATGGAACAGGAAACTACAGTATGGGAATCCATGAGCAAATCGTGTTTCCAGAGATTGATTATGATAAAACTGACGGAATACGAGGTTTAGATATTTGTATTACAACAAGTGCTAAAACAAATGAAGAAGCTAAAGCTTTGTTAGAAGCATTTAATCTTCCACTGAAAGACAAAGATAGAAAATAA
- the rplN gene encoding 50S ribosomal protein L14 — translation MIQMQTVLEVADNSGARKVMCIKVLGGSHRRYARVGDVIKVSVKDAIPRSKVKKGAVMRAVVVRTAQGVRRDDGSLIRFDDNAAVLLNNQNEPIGTRIFGPVTRELRERFMKIISLAAEVL, via the coding sequence ATGATCCAAATGCAGACAGTGCTTGAAGTAGCTGATAACAGCGGAGCACGTAAAGTAATGTGTATTAAAGTACTTGGTGGATCACACAGACGGTATGCCCGTGTAGGTGATGTAATTAAAGTAAGCGTGAAAGATGCTATACCAAGAAGTAAGGTAAAAAAAGGTGCTGTAATGAGAGCGGTAGTGGTTAGAACTGCTCAAGGTGTGAGAAGAGATGATGGTTCATTGATTCGATTTGATGATAATGCAGCAGTTCTTTTAAACAACCAAAACGAGCCAATAGGCACACGTATATTTGGCCCGGTTACACGCGAGTTAAGAGAAAGATTTATGAAGATAATTTCTCTTGCCGCAGAGGTTTTGTAA
- the rplV gene encoding 50S ribosomal protein L22, translating to MEVTAKLKGAPLSAQKGRLVADMIRNMNVSGALDVLKFTPKKGAKLMLKLLESAIANAENNNGADIDDLKVGMVCVDEATTLKRISPRAKGRANRICKRTCHITIKVSDEE from the coding sequence ATGGAAGTAACAGCTAAATTAAAAGGTGCTCCTTTATCCGCACAAAAGGGTAGATTAGTAGCCGATATGATACGTAATATGAATGTATCTGGTGCGCTTGATGTCCTCAAGTTTACACCAAAAAAAGGTGCTAAATTAATGCTTAAGTTATTAGAGTCAGCTATTGCTAATGCTGAAAATAATAATGGAGCTGATATCGATGATCTAAAAGTAGGCATGGTATGCGTTGATGAAGCAACAACTTTAAAACGTATTAGTCCCAGAGCTAAGGGTAGAGCAAATAGAATTTGCAAACGTACCTGCCATATAACTATTAAAGTGTCTGACGAGGAATAG
- the rpsN gene encoding 30S ribosomal protein S14, protein MAKKSMLMRESKRAKLVEKYRQRRNELKQLIKSSDDFQIIMESQAKLAKLPVNSNPVRYVTRCKQCGRPHAVYRKFNLCRICLRQQLMVGNIPGGRKSSW, encoded by the coding sequence GTGGCTAAAAAATCAATGCTGATGCGAGAGTCAAAGCGTGCGAAGCTGGTAGAAAAGTACAGACAACGCCGAAACGAGTTAAAACAATTGATTAAATCATCTGATGATTTCCAGATAATAATGGAAAGTCAGGCAAAACTAGCAAAATTACCAGTTAATTCAAATCCTGTTCGCTATGTTACTCGATGCAAGCAATGTGGAAGACCACACGCAGTTTATCGCAAGTTTAATCTTTGCAGAATTTGTTTAAGACAACAGCTTATGGTGGGGAATATCCCTGGCGGTAGAAAATCAAGCTGGTAA
- the rpsG gene encoding 30S ribosomal protein S7, whose amino-acid sequence MPRRREVPKREILPDPKHHSELLAKFINVLMVSGKKSIAEKITYGALSVMEERVKKIKKNEEDGSETGSSGSAGAVLRYFEEALDNVRPSVEVRSRRVGGATYQVPVEVRHDRSIALGMRWIVQAARTRGEKGMMLRLAGELMDAYENKGSAVKKREDTHKMAKANQAFAHFRWN is encoded by the coding sequence ATGCCAAGAAGACGAGAAGTACCCAAAAGAGAAATTTTACCTGATCCAAAGCACCATAGTGAACTGCTTGCTAAGTTCATTAATGTTTTAATGGTTAGCGGTAAAAAATCAATTGCTGAAAAAATCACTTATGGTGCGCTATCTGTTATGGAAGAGCGTGTCAAGAAAATTAAGAAAAATGAAGAAGATGGCAGTGAAACTGGTAGCAGTGGAAGTGCCGGCGCAGTGCTTCGTTATTTTGAAGAAGCATTAGATAACGTTCGCCCAAGTGTAGAAGTACGTTCACGTCGAGTTGGAGGGGCAACATACCAGGTTCCAGTAGAAGTTCGACATGATAGGAGCATAGCTCTTGGAATGCGGTGGATAGTTCAAGCTGCTCGCACACGTGGTGAAAAGGGTATGATGCTGCGTTTGGCAGGGGAACTGATGGACGCTTATGAAAATAAAGGGTCTGCAGTAAAGAAACGTGAAGATACACATAAAATGGCAAAAGCTAACCAAGCATTTGCTCATTTTAGATGGAATTAA
- the rplP gene encoding 50S ribosomal protein L16, with product MLQPKRTKYRKQMKGRNKGLALRGSKISFGEFGLKAVERGRLTARQIEAARRAMTRHIKRGGKIWIRVFPDKPITQKPLEVRQGKGKGSVEYWVAQIQPGKVLFEMEGVSKELAMEAFDLAKAKLPFKVMFEERTVM from the coding sequence ATGTTACAACCAAAGCGTACTAAGTACCGAAAACAAATGAAGGGTCGTAATAAGGGTTTGGCTCTTCGTGGTAGTAAAATTAGTTTCGGTGAGTTTGGTCTTAAGGCTGTAGAGCGCGGACGTTTAACTGCTAGACAAATAGAAGCAGCGCGAAGAGCTATGACACGACATATAAAGCGTGGTGGTAAAATTTGGATTAGAGTGTTTCCAGACAAGCCAATCACACAAAAACCACTTGAAGTTAGACAAGGTAAGGGTAAGGGAAGTGTTGAGTATTGGGTAGCTCAAATACAACCAGGTAAGGTTTTATTTGAAATGGAAGGTGTTAGTAAAGAACTTGCAATGGAAGCATTTGACCTTGCAAAAGCAAAACTTCCTTTCAAAGTGATGTTTGAAGAGCGGACGGTAATGTAA
- the tuf gene encoding elongation factor Tu, which yields MAKEKFERKKPHVNVGTIGHVDHGKTTLTAAITTIMAKKYGGTAKAYDQIDAAPEERERGITISTAHVEYESASRHYAHVDCPGHADYVKNMITGAAQMDGAILVVSAADGPMPQTREHILLSRQVGVPYIVVFMNKADMVDDPELLELVEMEVRDLLSSYDFPGDDIPIVVGSALKALEGEDSDIGVKAIEKLVETMDSYIPEPVRNIDKPFLLPIEDVFSISGRGTVVTGRVESGIVKVGEEVEIVGIRDTQKTTCTGVEMFRKLLDEGRAGDNVGVLLRGTKRDEVERGQVLAKPGTIKPHTKFEAEVYVLSKEEGGRHTPFFNGYRPQFYFRTTDVTGTCDLPSGVEMVMPGDNVQLVVSLHAPIAMDEGLRFAIREGGRTVGAGVVAKIIE from the coding sequence ATGGCGAAGGAAAAATTTGAACGTAAGAAGCCGCACGTAAACGTGGGTACGATTGGTCACGTAGACCATGGTAAGACGACATTGACAGCAGCTATTACAACGATTATGGCGAAGAAGTATGGTGGTACAGCGAAGGCGTACGATCAAATTGATGCTGCGCCAGAAGAAAGAGAGCGTGGGATTACAATTTCTACAGCACACGTTGAATATGAATCAGCGAGTAGACATTATGCACACGTAGACTGCCCAGGCCATGCTGACTATGTTAAGAACATGATTACTGGTGCTGCGCAAATGGACGGAGCGATACTGGTTGTATCAGCGGCTGATGGTCCTATGCCACAAACGAGGGAACATATACTATTGTCTCGCCAGGTAGGTGTTCCATATATAGTTGTGTTCATGAACAAAGCGGATATGGTTGATGACCCTGAATTATTAGAACTAGTGGAAATGGAAGTGCGTGATTTGCTAAGCAGTTACGATTTCCCTGGGGATGATATACCTATTGTTGTAGGTTCAGCCTTAAAAGCATTGGAAGGCGAAGACAGTGACATCGGTGTTAAGGCTATTGAGAAACTGGTTGAGACAATGGATTCTTATATTCCTGAGCCAGTTAGAAACATAGACAAGCCATTTTTATTGCCGATTGAAGACGTATTTTCAATTTCTGGACGCGGAACAGTGGTCACTGGTCGTGTTGAGAGCGGAATTGTTAAAGTTGGTGAAGAAGTTGAAATTGTTGGAATAAGAGACACCCAAAAGACTACTTGTACTGGTGTTGAGATGTTCCGTAAATTACTTGATGAAGGTCGAGCTGGTGATAACGTTGGTGTGTTATTACGTGGTACGAAGCGAGACGAAGTGGAGCGTGGACAGGTATTGGCTAAGCCAGGTACTATTAAGCCACACACCAAGTTTGAAGCAGAAGTGTATGTGTTATCCAAGGAAGAAGGCGGACGCCATACTCCATTTTTTAATGGTTACCGTCCACAATTCTATTTCAGAACTACTGACGTGACAGGTACTTGTGACTTGCCATCAGGAGTTGAAATGGTAATGCCTGGAGATAATGTGCAATTAGTTGTTAGCTTGCATGCTCCAATTGCGATGGATGAAGGTTTAAGATTCGCAATTAGAGAGGGTGGCCGTACAGTTGGCGCCGGTGTAGTCGCTAAAATAATCGAGTAA
- the rplX gene encoding 50S ribosomal protein L24 yields the protein MKRIKTGDEVIVIAGKSKGHIGKVLRVIDDAVVVEGGNLIKKHIKPNPQKPENKGGIISREAPLHVSNVAHYNPVTKKADKVGFKYLENNGVSKKVRYYKSNNEIIDRI from the coding sequence ATGAAACGTATTAAAACAGGCGATGAAGTAATTGTTATTGCCGGTAAAAGTAAAGGTCATATAGGTAAGGTTTTAAGAGTAATTGATGATGCCGTTGTAGTGGAAGGTGGAAATCTAATTAAAAAGCATATTAAACCTAATCCACAAAAGCCTGAAAATAAGGGTGGTATTATTTCGCGTGAAGCTCCATTGCACGTTTCAAATGTGGCTCATTACAATCCTGTTACAAAAAAGGCAGATAAGGTTGGCTTTAAATATCTTGAGAATAATGGCGTTAGCAAAAAGGTTAGATATTATAAATCTAACAATGAAATAATTGACCGTATATAG